A region from the Lolium perenne isolate Kyuss_39 chromosome 4, Kyuss_2.0, whole genome shotgun sequence genome encodes:
- the LOC127332349 gene encoding metacaspase-1, whose amino-acid sequence MDCGQCGAGLSVPRGARSVQCAHCRGVTRVQRHGAVGVVMNAFANMAVRGGRPVTPPRLREAGYPRVPGDKRALLIGINYTGTENELSGPINDVKGMSFLLTQKYGFPKECILIMTDEERDPYRRPTKSNILLAMRWLVHGCRSGDSLVFHFSGMAGQMEDEDGDEQDGEDQTIFPLDWELNGEIRDDEINDALVRPLVKDVTLHAVIDACHSGTMLDLPNIYKLKKNGQTEWKLHTPPNGAWKNTSGGMAILISGCGDNQISTDGIGDEQLPMGVLTYSFVTAAFFAQRKPTYAQLLATIKAIMLERNADSRINRKLPAPMCSLVRKVVNFSGVQEPQLSSSQKFDINREHFEL is encoded by the exons ATGGATTGCGGGCAATGCGGCGCCGGATTGTCTGTCCCGCGGGGAGCGCGCTCCGTGCAGTGCGCGCACTGCCGCGGGGTGACGCGTGTCCAGCGGCACGGCGCCGTGGGCGTCGTCATGAACGCGTTCGCCAACATGGCTGTTCGTGGCGGGAGGCCGGTGACGCCGCCTAGGCTCCGGGAGGCGGGCTACCCTAGAGTTCCCGGCGACAAGCGCGCCCTACTCATCGGCATCAACTACACTGGAACGGAGAACGAGCTGAGCGGCCCCATCAACGACGTCAAGGGCATGAGCTTCCTGCTCACCCAGAAGTACGGCTTCCCCAAGGAGTGCATCCTCATCATGACCG ATGAAGAGCGAGACCCGTACAGGAGGCCAACCAAGTCCAACATCCTACTGGCGATGCGTTGGCTGGTGCACGGCTGTAGGTCTGGGGACTCCCTCGTATTCCATTTCTCCGGAATGGCTGGTCAGATGGAAGACGAAGACGGCGACGAGCAGGATGGCGAAGACCAGACCATCTTCCCGCTCGACTGGGAGCTCAACGGCGAAATCCGAGACGACGAGATCAACGACGCCCTCGTCCGCCCTCTCGTGAAGGATGTTACGCTCCACGCCGTTATCGACGCCTGTCACAGCGGCACCATGCTCGACCTCCCCAACATCTACAAGCTGAAAAA GAACGGGCAGACTGAATGGAAGCTTCACACCCCTCCGAACGGCGCTTGGAAGAACACGAGCGGCGGCATGGCGATCCTCATCAGCGGCTGCGGCGACAACCAGATATCGACGGACGGGATCGGCGACGAGCAACTACCCATGGGCGTGCTGACCTATAGCTTCGTCACGGCGGCCTTCTTCGCGCAGCGGAAGCCCACCTACGCCCAGCTGCTCGCCACGATCAAGGCCATCATGCTTGAGCGCAACGCCGACAGCcggatcaaccgcaagctcccagCGCCTATGTGCTCGCTTGTCCGCAAGGTGGTCAACTTCAGCGGCGTGCAGGAGCCCCAGCTATCTTCCTCCCAGAAGTTCGACATCAACCGGGAGCACTTTGAGCTATAA